Proteins encoded within one genomic window of Haematospirillum jordaniae:
- a CDS encoding phosphatidylserine decarboxylase gives MKSVDVPWSRFLMPPLHEEGPRFLAVFAALALVLYLLTGWPGGLIGLVGTVWCFFFFRDPVRYVPTRPGLMISPASGVVQMIGEMAPPPELGLGDTAVTRVSVFMSVFDCHVNRIPCAGEIRSVVYKPGRFVNATLDKASEDNERNGLRIALPDGREYGVVQIAGLIARRIRCDVHEGQTCQTGDRFGLIRFGSRLDIYLPPGTNPLVVLGQVCVSGETVLADLTADEPAREGKAL, from the coding sequence GTGAAATCTGTCGACGTCCCCTGGAGCCGCTTCCTGATGCCCCCTCTACATGAGGAGGGGCCTCGTTTTCTTGCCGTCTTCGCAGCTCTGGCTCTTGTCCTGTACCTGCTGACAGGGTGGCCTGGCGGCCTGATCGGCTTGGTTGGTACAGTGTGGTGCTTTTTCTTCTTCCGCGATCCAGTGCGCTACGTGCCGACCCGCCCCGGACTTATGATCAGCCCGGCCAGCGGTGTGGTACAAATGATCGGGGAAATGGCCCCCCCCCCTGAACTGGGATTGGGTGATACAGCGGTCACACGCGTATCCGTCTTCATGAGCGTGTTTGACTGCCACGTCAACCGGATCCCGTGCGCGGGTGAAATACGCTCTGTGGTTTACAAACCGGGACGATTCGTAAATGCCACACTGGACAAGGCCAGCGAAGACAACGAGCGTAACGGGCTACGCATCGCCCTGCCCGATGGCCGGGAATATGGTGTCGTACAGATTGCCGGGCTGATTGCGCGGCGCATTCGCTGCGATGTGCATGAGGGCCAGACTTGCCAGACCGGTGATCGTTTTGGCCTAATTCGCTTTGGGTCACGTCTGGACATTTATCTGCCTCCCGGCACCAACCCCTTGGTGGTCCTTGGTCAGGTTTGCGTATCTGGTGAAACCGTGCTGGCCGATCTGACAGCAGACGAACCAGCCCGTGAAGGAAAGGCTTTATAA
- the aroB gene encoding 3-dehydroquinate synthase yields MMPAPEMYRHLTVDLGPRSYDILIGHGLLAQAGRLTAEITKGRHAFIVTDQNVAPLYLDTLQHSLAESGFRTGQAILHPGEHSKTFQTLQALQEQMLANHCERSSLVIALGGGVVGDIAGFAAATLLRGIDFVQIPTTLLAQVDSSVGGKTGINTAHGKNLVGAFHQPLRVITDTDTLSTLPARERLAGYAEVAKYGLIDDATFWHWLEDNGPAVLSLDTAALAQAIHTSCVAKARLVGADERESGVRALLNLGHTFGHALERAYNYDGTLLHGEAVAIGMIMAFDLSARMGLCQPTDTDRIRHHFQTLGLPVAPPLHKECPLDADRLVEYMASDKKAKDGTVTFVLSRGIGQAFLCRDVVPADVSGILQQALTSARSTITGP; encoded by the coding sequence ATGATGCCTGCCCCGGAAATGTACCGTCATTTGACTGTTGATCTTGGTCCACGGTCCTACGACATCCTGATTGGTCACGGGCTGCTGGCACAGGCGGGCAGATTGACCGCTGAAATAACCAAGGGGCGCCACGCCTTTATTGTCACAGATCAGAATGTTGCTCCCCTTTACCTAGATACCCTGCAACACAGCTTGGCAGAGAGCGGGTTCCGCACCGGGCAAGCCATTCTGCACCCCGGTGAGCACAGCAAAACGTTCCAGACCCTGCAGGCTTTACAAGAACAAATGCTCGCCAACCACTGCGAGCGCTCTTCCCTGGTCATAGCCCTAGGGGGTGGTGTCGTCGGCGATATAGCTGGCTTTGCTGCCGCAACGTTGCTTCGGGGCATTGATTTCGTTCAGATCCCAACGACCCTTCTGGCCCAGGTTGACAGTTCCGTAGGGGGTAAAACGGGCATCAACACCGCGCACGGAAAGAATCTGGTCGGGGCCTTTCACCAACCGCTCAGGGTCATCACAGATACGGACACCTTGTCCACCCTGCCCGCACGGGAGCGTCTGGCCGGCTATGCGGAAGTTGCCAAATACGGGCTGATCGACGATGCCACATTCTGGCACTGGCTGGAAGACAATGGGCCTGCTGTGCTATCACTGGATACAGCGGCACTGGCACAAGCCATCCATACCAGCTGCGTGGCCAAGGCTAGACTTGTCGGTGCAGACGAACGCGAAAGCGGTGTACGCGCCCTCCTGAATCTTGGACATACATTCGGTCATGCCTTGGAGCGTGCATACAACTATGACGGCACCCTGCTGCATGGCGAAGCTGTGGCGATTGGCATGATTATGGCCTTTGACCTCTCGGCACGCATGGGACTGTGCCAACCCACCGATACTGACAGGATCCGCCATCACTTCCAAACACTTGGCCTGCCAGTTGCACCCCCGCTCCATAAGGAATGCCCGCTGGATGCAGACCGCCTTGTCGAGTACATGGCATCAGACAAGAAAGCCAAGGATGGCACCGTGACTTTCGTCCTGTCACGTGGAATTGGGCAGGCTTTCCTGTGCCGGGATGTTGTGCCTGCCGATGTTTCGGGTATCCTGCAACAGGCGCTGACCTCTGCCCGAAGTACCATTACTGGTCCCTGA
- a CDS encoding HlyC/CorC family transporter, whose translation MITTLIIILFLLLLSALFSCSETALTAASRPLMHALEKEDNDPSAGLVNRLLAKRERLIGTILLGNNLVNILASALATSIMINLFGDAGVAYATAVMTALLLIFGEILPKTLALMHTTATALRVARIMSILVWLLHPIVSLLQAVVSLTLRFFGASSAGHQSADLLLAELRGAIDLHTEAIASQDHDVRHERAMLKSVLDLADVEVSEIMVHRRNLMTIDADQPVDVIVDQVLTSPHTRIPLWRERPDNIIGILHAKDLLRAVRANFNTPNQLKLDDIASSPWFIPDSTNLLDQLQAFRQRREHFALVVDEYGALQGIVTLEDILEEIVGDIADEHDEPAYGICQEEGGTWLINGDVTIRDLNRQFDWSLPDEEAATLAGLLLHETRSIPEQGQVFRFHGFRFEVVERQRNQIVLVRMTPDKPAKPDSGHG comes from the coding sequence ATGATTACAACCTTGATCATCATCCTGTTTCTTTTGCTGCTTTCGGCCCTGTTTTCCTGTTCGGAAACAGCCCTGACCGCCGCATCGCGCCCCCTGATGCATGCCCTGGAAAAAGAAGACAATGACCCCAGTGCCGGTCTTGTAAACCGCTTACTGGCAAAAAGGGAACGGCTGATCGGTACTATTTTGCTGGGCAACAACCTAGTCAATATTCTTGCCTCTGCCCTAGCAACCAGCATCATGATCAACCTGTTCGGTGATGCCGGCGTCGCCTATGCCACAGCCGTCATGACAGCCTTGTTGCTTATTTTCGGGGAAATTCTACCCAAAACTCTGGCCTTGATGCACACTACGGCAACGGCCCTGCGCGTGGCCCGCATCATGAGCATTCTTGTCTGGCTTCTTCACCCGATTGTCAGCTTGCTACAGGCTGTCGTCAGCCTGACCCTGCGCTTTTTCGGCGCCAGCTCGGCGGGGCATCAATCTGCAGACCTTCTGCTTGCGGAACTGCGAGGGGCCATTGATCTACACACCGAGGCCATAGCCAGCCAAGATCACGATGTCCGGCACGAACGCGCCATGCTGAAAAGCGTTCTGGACCTGGCTGACGTCGAAGTCAGCGAGATTATGGTGCACCGGCGTAATCTTATGACGATTGATGCAGACCAGCCGGTTGATGTCATCGTTGACCAAGTATTGACCAGTCCGCACACACGGATTCCGCTCTGGCGCGAGCGCCCGGATAACATTATCGGTATCCTCCACGCAAAGGATCTTCTGCGGGCCGTACGGGCCAATTTCAATACCCCCAACCAGCTCAAACTCGACGATATTGCATCCAGCCCCTGGTTTATACCGGACTCCACCAACCTTCTGGACCAGCTGCAAGCCTTTCGCCAGCGCCGGGAGCACTTTGCCCTTGTTGTCGATGAATACGGTGCCCTGCAAGGCATTGTGACCTTGGAGGATATCCTGGAGGAAATTGTCGGCGACATTGCAGACGAACACGATGAACCTGCCTACGGCATATGTCAGGAAGAAGGTGGAACCTGGCTGATCAACGGCGATGTTACCATCCGCGACCTGAACCGTCAGTTTGACTGGTCCCTGCCGGATGAAGAGGCAGCAACCCTAGCCGGGCTTCTGCTGCATGAAACCCGGTCCATACCGGAACAAGGCCAGGTATTCCGGTTCCATGGCTTCCGCTTCGAAGTTGTTGAACGGCAGCGGAACCAGATCGTACTGGTCCGCATGACCCCGGATAAGCCCGCCAAACCGGATTCAGGCCATGGGTAA
- the pssA gene encoding CDP-diacylglycerol--serine O-phosphatidyltransferase translates to MPLHHTARLQSLSFNKMLPNLITLLALSAGLTSIRYGLRGEFGHAVIAIFFAAVFDGIDGRVARMLQSTSKFGAELDSLSDVVSFGVAPAVLLYMWSMSSAGGIGWAICVLFALCMALRLARFNTMLGEPDLPSYAHNYFVGTPAPAAAFLGVLPMVMSFEFEGGVFSSPWLVGPYMLGVSFLMVSRIPTYSMKRFRIPTRWVLPFMIGIGLLATFLVTEPWSTLGIVGLIYLGSIPFARSSFLRLEKRALTGSSNETPNGNHTNPEDPEQGVQQVTDRPLH, encoded by the coding sequence ATGCCGCTGCACCATACGGCACGCTTGCAAAGCCTGTCGTTCAACAAAATGCTGCCGAACCTGATTACCCTGCTGGCCCTGTCAGCAGGATTGACATCTATACGCTACGGCCTGCGCGGTGAATTCGGTCACGCTGTCATTGCCATATTCTTTGCCGCTGTCTTTGACGGTATAGACGGCCGCGTAGCTAGGATGCTGCAATCCACATCCAAATTCGGTGCCGAGCTGGACAGCCTTTCAGATGTGGTCAGCTTCGGCGTTGCACCAGCTGTTCTGCTGTATATGTGGAGCATGAGCAGCGCCGGCGGTATCGGGTGGGCCATCTGTGTCCTTTTTGCCCTGTGCATGGCCTTGCGTCTTGCACGGTTCAACACCATGCTGGGTGAGCCGGACCTTCCATCGTACGCACATAACTACTTTGTTGGCACTCCGGCGCCGGCAGCGGCCTTCCTTGGCGTCCTGCCCATGGTCATGTCCTTTGAATTTGAGGGGGGTGTGTTTTCCAGCCCGTGGCTGGTTGGCCCGTACATGCTCGGCGTATCGTTTCTGATGGTCAGCCGGATCCCAACCTATTCCATGAAGCGGTTCCGCATCCCAACCCGCTGGGTTCTGCCTTTCATGATTGGGATCGGCCTGCTAGCAACATTCTTGGTGACGGAACCGTGGTCAACATTAGGCATAGTGGGGCTGATTTATCTGGGAAGCATTCCCTTTGCGCGCTCATCTTTCCTCCGCCTTGAGAAACGTGCCCTGACAGGAAGCTCGAACGAAACACCAAACGGAAACCACACAAACCCGGAAGATCCGGAGCAGGGCGTACAGCAAGTAACAGACCGCCCCTTGCATTGA
- a CDS encoding site-specific tyrosine recombinase XerD, protein MGAQGLHHIESFLEMMAVERGASLRTLEAYRRDLLDMAEHCPHVNVAALSEADLRRYVRSLDERAMSPRTASRRLSTLRQFFGFLLVEDIRRDDPTTNLDNPRLGRMLPRFLSEQEVSRLLDAARMSSGFAGIRSTALLEILYATGIRVSELVGLPLAAVARDQESLRVMGKGSRERLVPLTRSARSAIRDWLPVREHDLQKAKKDSRWLFPSTGKSGHLTRDGFFRILREITKTAGMDPARVSPHVLRHSFATHLLARDADLRSVQQMLGHRDIATTEIYTHVMEQRLHDVVIRAHPLARKTADSSGEET, encoded by the coding sequence GTGGGCGCGCAAGGCCTTCACCACATTGAATCTTTTCTGGAAATGATGGCGGTAGAACGCGGTGCAAGCCTGCGGACGCTGGAGGCGTATCGCCGGGATTTGTTGGATATGGCTGAGCATTGCCCGCATGTGAATGTGGCAGCTTTGTCTGAGGCTGATCTGCGCCGCTATGTTCGCTCCTTGGATGAACGGGCGATGTCTCCGCGCACGGCATCACGTCGTCTTTCAACATTGCGTCAGTTTTTTGGTTTTCTTCTGGTGGAAGACATCAGGCGAGATGATCCAACCACAAATCTTGATAATCCTCGCTTGGGGCGCATGTTGCCACGATTCTTGTCCGAGCAAGAGGTTTCACGTCTTCTGGATGCAGCCCGGATGTCTTCCGGTTTTGCAGGGATACGGAGCACGGCCCTTCTCGAGATTCTTTACGCCACTGGTATTCGTGTGTCAGAGCTTGTCGGGCTTCCGCTTGCTGCTGTTGCGCGGGATCAGGAAAGCCTGCGGGTGATGGGAAAAGGATCCCGGGAGCGTCTTGTCCCCCTTACACGGTCAGCGCGCAGTGCCATCCGGGATTGGTTGCCTGTGCGTGAACATGATCTGCAGAAAGCAAAGAAAGACAGCCGCTGGCTTTTTCCTTCTACAGGAAAGAGCGGGCACCTGACCCGCGATGGCTTTTTCCGTATCCTGCGTGAAATCACAAAGACAGCAGGCATGGACCCGGCCCGTGTATCACCTCACGTTTTGCGGCACTCGTTTGCAACCCATCTTCTGGCCCGTGATGCTGATTTGCGAAGCGTGCAGCAGATGCTGGGGCATCGGGACATTGCAACAACCGAGATCTATACCCATGTGATGGAACAGCGTCTGCACGACGTTGTGATCCGTGCCCATCCCCTTGCCCGCAAAACGGCTGATTCATCAGGTGAAGAGACCTGA
- a CDS encoding ribosome-inactivating family protein has protein sequence MKLQTFINKNNYRLFLLLSSIICAFASLPAAAQTKPHVVYLRHASPTDSNDDRHTYLEEITRLRSALTGETAENAASSYPSGSRIPPYAPGSLRYTRISNGRSLVDFINLDRDNRTPTGNSVSLVVRDRDLYVLGFINGPPGRRVFFRMRELRPGSRESMPSTQTWPSTRTVDLPFSYDYPDIERVAGLSRYGQIHDQYDGIQPNSIRVSMRTLRQSVVILSEYDGTPHDHEADAEIAMSLLRIVVAYFEGMRFHDISNRIHEARLDEGYSWTVDYRAAVITNNWRSLTEFGSRTTLRSSDTDSDNISQRMELRGRRRPSEEPRIWVTSSLEDINNHLQSWGAILAVALTPRWVVPDAGSCSHRQRRDVSSLEAPPLELKGECEKLLLQIGSTFFDRSTGYAVLESAISTY, from the coding sequence ATGAAATTACAAACATTTATAAATAAAAATAATTATAGGTTATTTTTATTATTATCATCTATTATTTGCGCCTTTGCATCGCTGCCTGCAGCGGCGCAAACGAAGCCCCACGTCGTCTATCTGCGTCATGCATCACCTACTGACAGCAACGATGATCGTCACACCTACCTCGAAGAAATTACTAGATTACGCTCAGCATTGACGGGGGAAACCGCAGAAAATGCCGCATCATCTTATCCATCGGGATCACGGATACCTCCCTACGCCCCCGGGTCATTGCGATACACGCGCATCAGCAATGGCCGGTCTTTAGTAGATTTCATTAATCTGGATAGAGACAACAGGACCCCCACAGGGAATTCTGTAAGCTTGGTTGTTCGTGACAGGGATCTTTACGTTCTGGGCTTCATTAATGGACCACCGGGAAGGCGTGTTTTTTTCAGAATGCGGGAACTGCGTCCGGGCTCTAGGGAGTCAATGCCATCAACTCAGACTTGGCCCAGCACAAGAACTGTCGACTTGCCATTTTCTTATGATTATCCAGACATCGAACGGGTAGCAGGACTTTCTCGATACGGGCAAATCCATGATCAATACGATGGCATCCAGCCCAACAGCATCAGGGTATCCATGCGAACTTTAAGGCAGTCCGTTGTGATTCTGTCTGAGTATGATGGAACACCCCATGATCATGAGGCCGATGCAGAAATCGCCATGTCGCTCCTGCGCATTGTTGTTGCCTATTTTGAAGGGATGCGTTTCCACGACATTTCAAACAGGATACATGAAGCACGCCTCGATGAGGGATATTCATGGACCGTCGACTATCGGGCTGCCGTTATTACAAATAACTGGAGGAGTCTGACGGAGTTTGGATCGAGAACAACACTACGCAGTAGTGATACGGACTCTGACAACATATCCCAGAGAATGGAACTCAGGGGACGGCGACGTCCCTCGGAAGAGCCAAGAATATGGGTTACTTCAAGCTTGGAGGACATCAACAACCACCTGCAAAGCTGGGGAGCTATTTTGGCGGTTGCACTAACTCCACGATGGGTTGTTCCGGACGCAGGCAGTTGTTCACATCGCCAACGTCGTGACGTAAGCTCTCTTGAAGCGCCTCCCTTGGAATTAAAAGGCGAATGCGAGAAGCTGCTCCTGCAAATTGGCAGTACATTCTTCGATCGCAGCACTGGATATGCTGTTCTGGAATCAGCGATCTCGACTTACTGA
- a CDS encoding shikimate kinase → MSHAPNQAPTQSKCPSPSRSLVLVGLMGAGKSVVGRRLAKQLSLPFHDSDAEVEKAAGCTINDLFSQFGEADFRAGEAKVIARLLNGAPCVLATGGGAFLAEETRDLITHRAVSIWLRAELDLLVSRTTGRIHRPLLNQGNLRETLERLIRERYPIYASADIVIEARDESPGTTCRRIRRALAHFTHGSVMDSE, encoded by the coding sequence ATGTCGCACGCCCCGAACCAAGCCCCCACTCAATCGAAGTGCCCCTCCCCCTCGCGCAGCCTCGTGCTTGTTGGCTTGATGGGAGCCGGGAAAAGCGTGGTCGGGAGAAGACTGGCCAAGCAGCTGAGCCTGCCATTTCATGACTCTGATGCCGAAGTGGAAAAAGCGGCCGGCTGTACCATAAATGACCTGTTCTCACAGTTTGGTGAAGCGGATTTCCGGGCCGGAGAAGCCAAGGTGATTGCCCGCCTCCTAAATGGTGCCCCGTGCGTTCTGGCAACAGGCGGCGGAGCCTTCTTGGCCGAGGAAACACGCGACCTTATCACCCATCGTGCCGTGTCAATATGGCTACGGGCGGAGCTGGATCTGCTGGTTTCACGCACAACAGGGCGTATACACCGCCCGCTGCTGAACCAAGGTAATCTGCGTGAAACACTGGAACGCCTGATACGAGAACGCTACCCCATATACGCCAGCGCTGACATCGTCATCGAGGCTAGGGACGAATCTCCCGGCACGACCTGTCGCCGCATTCGCAGGGCACTTGCCCACTTCACCCACGGCTCTGTCATGGATTCTGAATGA